GAAAGCAGCGCAGGCGATTTGCCTTATTTAGGCGTATACTGTGCAACCCCGCCTTTCGCGGGCTTTATTTATCACCAGTACAACAGGACACTCCCATGCTGACAGGTATGCCTTCATTATCACATCATGAACAAGAACAGGCCGCCGATCGTATCCGCCAGTTAATGGAAAACGGCATGAGCAGCGGCGAAGCCATTGCGACCGTTGCAGAAGAAATTCGCGAAACGCATAAAGGCGACCGCGTAACCGTCATTTTTGATGACGAAGACGAATAAAACTGACTGACGGTTTGCGTCACTGCTTACGTCATGACAAAGAAAAACCGGACCCTTTTCAGGCGTCCGGTTTTTTTTCGTCTCAGCATTCTGAATCGTCTAGCCTTTAACAACCACCGCAGCGGCCGCTTTTTTCGCCTGTTCCACGGCGTCTTCAACATTGTCTGCAATCGCCAGCGCCACGCCCAGACGACGCTTACCGCTGATTTCCGGCTTGCCGAACAGACGAACCTGATTGTAGCCCGTCAGCGCATTTTCCAGACCGCTGAACGTGACGTTATTGCTGGTCAGTTCCGGCAGAATCACGGCAGATGCAGAAGGGCCGAACTGGCGGATTTTACCCACAGGCAGGCCGAGGAACGCGCGCACATGCAGCGCAAACTCGGACAGATCCTGAGAAATCAGCGTCACCATACCGGTGTCGTGCGGGCGAGGGGAGACTTCGCTGAAAATCACGTCATCGCCGCACACGAACAGCTCAACGCCGAACAGGCCTTTGCCGCCCAGCGCTTTCACCACTTTCTCCGCGATGTCTTTTGCACGCTGCAATGCCAGCTCAGTCATCTGCTGTGGCTGCCAGGATTCGCGGTAATCGCCGTCTTCCTGACGGTGTCCGATTGGCGCGCAGAAATGAATGCCATCAACAGCGCTGATGGTCAGTAAAGTGATTTCGAAATCAAACTTCACCAGTCCTTCAACAATCACGCGTCCGCCGCCTGCACGGCCGCCTTGCTGCGCGTAATCCCATGCGGTCTGCAACTGATCGGCGCTGCGGATCAGGCTCTGGCCTTTACCGGAAGAACTCATGACCGGCTTGATAATGCACGGATAACCGATGGCATCGACGGCCTGACGGAAAGCCGCTTCATTATCAGCGAACTGATACGTCGATGTCGGTAATTCCAGGGTTTCAGCGGCCAGACGGCGAATGCCTTCGCGGTTCATGGTGAGCCGGGTCGCTTCGGCGCAAGGCACCACGTTGTGGCCCTGTTTTTCCAGCTCAACCAGCATGCTGGTTGCGATGGCTTCGATTTCAGGCACGATAAAATCAGGGCGTTCACTTTCGATAACTGCTTTCAACGCGTCGCCGTCAAGCATGTTAATCACATGACTGCGATGAGCGACCTGCATCGCCGGTGCATCGGCGTAGCGGTCAACGGCGATCACTTCCAGGCCAAGACGCTGACATTCGATGGTCACTTCTTTACCCAGCTCGCCAGAGCCTAATAACATGACGCGGGTGGCGCCGGTGCGCAGTGCAGTACCAATGGTTAACATAGCTTCGTACCCAGATCTGTGATGAGTGAAAACAGGAATTTCGGCGCGCAGTATATCTGAAATAAACGGCGACGAAAACGATTGCGCGGCACGTCAGGTAAAATTCTCTGTGCAACAAAAATGTGTTTTACAGGATTTTTTTCAGCCTGTTTTCTGCTGTTTAAGGCAGCCGGTGAGCGTCTCTGTTATCATTTAGCCAAACCATGGCGTCAGGCTTCCTGCCGCTGCCCCGATTTTTGCCTCACATAAAGAGTTATCGCCTTGAGCACGCATTCCTTTTCTGCCCTGACATTGCCCGCTGAGCAACTTTCCAACCTGAATGAACTGGGTTACACCGAAATGACCCCGATTCAGGAAGCCTCTTTGCCTGCTATTCTGCAAGGTCAGGACGTTCGCGCTAAAGCCAAAACCGGCAGCGGTAAAACGGCCGCCTTTGGTATTGGTTTGCTGAACAGCATTACCGTTTCACAGTTTGTTGCTCAGGCGCTGGTGCTGTGTCCGACTCGTGAACTGGCCGATCAGGTCAGTAAAGAGTTACGTCGTCTGGCGCGATTTACCCAGAACATCAAAATTCTGACCCTGTGTGGCGGCCAGGCGATCGGGCCCCAGCTCGAATCCCTGGTCCATCCGCCGCACATTGTGGTGGGTACGCCGGGCCGTATTCAGGAACACCTGCGTAAAGGCACGCTCAAGCTCGACGAGCTGAAAGTGCTGGTGCTGGATGAAGCTGACCGCATGCTGGACATGGGCTTTAGTGAAGATATCGAGGATGTCGTCAGCTATACGCCGCAGGACCGCCAGACGTTGCTGTTCTCCGCGACCTATCCGGACGGCATTGAGCGCATCAGTTCCAAATTCCAGCGTCAGCCGCTGAAGGTTGAAATCGAAGGTGAAGATGACATTGCCGATATTCAGCAAATCTTCATTGAAGCCGGTAAGCAACAGCGTTTATCCCTGCTGGCTGCGGTGCTGTATCAGTATCAGCCAACGTCCTGCGTGGTGTTCTGTAATACCAAGCGTGACTGTCAGGATGTTTGTGATGACCTGAAAGCGAAAGGCATCAGCGCGCTGGCGCTGAATGGCGACCTTGAACAGCGTGATCGCGATCGCGTGCTGGTACGTTTCTCCAACGGCAGTTGCCGTGTGCTGGTAGCGACAGACGTGGCCGCGCGCGGGCTGGACATTAAACAGCTGGGACTGGTGATCAACTACGAGCTGTCTTTCGATCCGGAAGTTCACGTTCACCGCGTGGGGCGTACCGGCCGTGCAGGAACGAGCGGTCTGGCCGTCAGCCTGGTGACGCCGCAGGAAATGCCGCGTGTGACCGCGCTGGAAGATTATACCCGTCAGCGTTTCACCTGGCAGCCTGCTGCTCAGGCGCTGGCCGCAACGCCGGTGGCGCTGGATCCTGAAATGGCGACATTGTGTATTGATGGCGGCCGCAAAGCCAAAATCCGTCCCGGCGACATTCTCGGTGCGCTGACAGGCGATGCAGGACTAACCGCTGCTGAAGTCGGTAAAATCGATATGTTCCCGGTTCACGCCTATGTGGCGATCCGCCAGAAAAGCGCGAAGAAAGCATTGCAGCGTTTGCAGGAAGGGAAAATCAAAGGCAAAAACTGTAAGGCCATCATTTTACGATAAAGGCTTTGCGCTGATAATTTTACGTTAACGGCTTATCTTTGAATCGAACGTCATATTGTTAATGTTGTGTTATTGCCTTGTTGAGGATTATATTATCTAACGCAAGCGATGACCTTGCCATTAGTGGGGCTATTATTTTTAAGGTCCACGGCTCCGGCAAGGTCAACTGGATGAACGACAAAGACTGGGAAGACGAACGATGAAAAAGTTAATCTTGGGCGTTGTGATGGCCGTTGCAGGAATGAGCAGCCTGAGCCAGGTCGCACAGGCTGATGAACCCGAAGTGAGAACGGCAACGGTGACACCGTGCGCCATGGCCACCAAAGATGACGTGGCCGCGCTGGTAAAACGTGATTTCCTGCAAAATCGTATTCCGCGCTGGGATGCGGATAAAAAAGTGCTCGGCACTTCCACGCCGGTCGCGTGGGTGGTGACCGACAGCATCAGCGGCAGTAATGCGAAATGGGATATCCCGCTGAAAGTGCGTGGTGATCACACCGATAAAACCTATCAGGTGACCCTCAACTGTCAGATTGGCGAAATCAGCTACAGCGCGCCGTTATAAGCACCGACTGCGTCCGTTAACTCCTTAGCGGACGCATTATTTCCCCGCATTGACGTCTCTTGGTTTCCCTGTCTAAACCTGTCACTCTTGTCACACCGCAAAGAGGACAAAGAGATCCCGAGATGATGACACCTCCAAAGGCTGAAAAACGCCCGCAAACCCTGAGTATTCACGGTGATGACCGTGTCGATAATTATTACTGGCTGCGTGACGATGACCGCGCCGATCCTCAGGTTCTGGCCTATCTCACGGCTGAAAATGAATTTACTGAACAGGCCATGCAGCCACAGCAGGCATTGCGTGAAACGCTGTACGGCGAAATGGTGGCGCGCATTGCGCAGCAGGATCATTCCGTTCCTTACGTGAAACACGGTTATCGCTATCAGACCCGTTATGAGCCGGGCAACGAATACGCCATCTATCTGCGCCAGCCTGCCTCCGGACAAGAAAACTGGAGTACACTGATTGATGGCAATGAGCGCGCCAAAGACAGTGAGTTTTACACGCTGGGTGGTCTGGATATCAGTCCTGATAATCGACTCATGGCCGTGGCGGAAGATTTTCTTTCCCGCCGTCAGTACGATATCCGTATCAAAAAACTTGATGACGAAACCTGGACAGACGATCTGTTAAAAAACACCTCCGGCAGCAGCGAATGGGCTAACGATTCTCAGACGCTGTATTACGTGCGCAAACACAAGAAAACGTTACTGCCGTATCAGGTTTATCGCCACGTGGTCGGCACGGATCCGAAAACCGACAAGCTGGTGTACGAAGAAAAAGACGACACGTTTTACGTCGGACTGGATAAAACCACGTCTGAAAAATACATTCTGATCCACCTCGACAGCACCACGACTTCCGAGATCCTGCTGCTGGATGCCGATGATCCGCAGGCCAAACCGCAGGTATTTCTTTCACGTCGTAAAGATCATGAATACGCCCTCGATCATTACCTTGGGCATTTCTACATCCGTTCCAATAAAGATGGCAAAAACTTCGGACTTTATAAGAGTGAAGATGGCGTGGAAGCCAACTGGCAGACGCTGATTGCACCGCGCATTGAAGTGATGCTGGAAGGCTTCAGTCTGTTCCGTGACTGGCTGGTGGTGGAAGAACGTCATCAGGGTCTCACGCAGTTGCGTCAGATCCACTGGAAATCCGGTGAGGAAAAATCACTGGCGTTCGACGATCCGACGTATACCACCTGGCTGGCATACAATCCGGAACCGGATACGTCCTTACTGCGTTATGGCTATTCCTCGATGACCATGCCGAGCTCGTTGTTTGAACTGGATCTCGATACGCATGAACGTACCTTGCTTAAACAGCAGGAAGTAAAAGATTTCGATGCAGACAATTATCGCAGCGAACGTGTCTGGGT
The Rahnella variigena genome window above contains:
- a CDS encoding YoaH family protein, giving the protein MLTGMPSLSHHEQEQAADRIRQLMENGMSSGEAIATVAEEIRETHKGDRVTVIFDDEDE
- the purT gene encoding formate-dependent phosphoribosylglycinamide formyltransferase; amino-acid sequence: MLTIGTALRTGATRVMLLGSGELGKEVTIECQRLGLEVIAVDRYADAPAMQVAHRSHVINMLDGDALKAVIESERPDFIVPEIEAIATSMLVELEKQGHNVVPCAEATRLTMNREGIRRLAAETLELPTSTYQFADNEAAFRQAVDAIGYPCIIKPVMSSSGKGQSLIRSADQLQTAWDYAQQGGRAGGGRVIVEGLVKFDFEITLLTISAVDGIHFCAPIGHRQEDGDYRESWQPQQMTELALQRAKDIAEKVVKALGGKGLFGVELFVCGDDVIFSEVSPRPHDTGMVTLISQDLSEFALHVRAFLGLPVGKIRQFGPSASAVILPELTSNNVTFSGLENALTGYNQVRLFGKPEISGKRRLGVALAIADNVEDAVEQAKKAAAAVVVKG
- the dbpA gene encoding ATP-dependent RNA helicase DbpA, whose translation is MSTHSFSALTLPAEQLSNLNELGYTEMTPIQEASLPAILQGQDVRAKAKTGSGKTAAFGIGLLNSITVSQFVAQALVLCPTRELADQVSKELRRLARFTQNIKILTLCGGQAIGPQLESLVHPPHIVVGTPGRIQEHLRKGTLKLDELKVLVLDEADRMLDMGFSEDIEDVVSYTPQDRQTLLFSATYPDGIERISSKFQRQPLKVEIEGEDDIADIQQIFIEAGKQQRLSLLAAVLYQYQPTSCVVFCNTKRDCQDVCDDLKAKGISALALNGDLEQRDRDRVLVRFSNGSCRVLVATDVAARGLDIKQLGLVINYELSFDPEVHVHRVGRTGRAGTSGLAVSLVTPQEMPRVTALEDYTRQRFTWQPAAQALAATPVALDPEMATLCIDGGRKAKIRPGDILGALTGDAGLTAAEVGKIDMFPVHAYVAIRQKSAKKALQRLQEGKIKGKNCKAIILR
- the yebF gene encoding protein YebF, whose protein sequence is MKKLILGVVMAVAGMSSLSQVAQADEPEVRTATVTPCAMATKDDVAALVKRDFLQNRIPRWDADKKVLGTSTPVAWVVTDSISGSNAKWDIPLKVRGDHTDKTYQVTLNCQIGEISYSAPL
- a CDS encoding S9 family peptidase translates to MMTPPKAEKRPQTLSIHGDDRVDNYYWLRDDDRADPQVLAYLTAENEFTEQAMQPQQALRETLYGEMVARIAQQDHSVPYVKHGYRYQTRYEPGNEYAIYLRQPASGQENWSTLIDGNERAKDSEFYTLGGLDISPDNRLMAVAEDFLSRRQYDIRIKKLDDETWTDDLLKNTSGSSEWANDSQTLYYVRKHKKTLLPYQVYRHVVGTDPKTDKLVYEEKDDTFYVGLDKTTSEKYILIHLDSTTTSEILLLDADDPQAKPQVFLSRRKDHEYALDHYLGHFYIRSNKDGKNFGLYKSEDGVEANWQTLIAPRIEVMLEGFSLFRDWLVVEERHQGLTQLRQIHWKSGEEKSLAFDDPTYTTWLAYNPEPDTSLLRYGYSSMTMPSSLFELDLDTHERTLLKQQEVKDFDADNYRSERVWVTARDGVKVPVSLVYRRELFKPNENPLLVYGYGSYGSSMDPAFSGSRLSLLDRGFVFALAHIRGGAELGQQWYDDGKLFNKLNTFHDFIDVTKELVAEGYGDAGQVYAMGGSAGGLLMGAIINQAPELYHGIVAQVPFVDVVTTMLDESIPLTTGEYDEWGNPNDKASYDYMLQYSPYDQVRAQAYPHMLVTTGLHDSQVQYWEPAKWVAKLRELKTDDNQLLMHTDMDSGHGGKSGRFKAYEDIALEYAFVLSLATKN